A window from Paraburkholderia acidiphila encodes these proteins:
- a CDS encoding DUF4148 domain-containing protein has translation MKVKVLASALSIAVALAAPALALAQSNSALTRAQVRNDLVQIEKAGYRPGDGDQATYPQQIQQAEAREARSTAASSGFGGVAAGTSQSGQTLAAPRADVPGLRPIYFGQ, from the coding sequence ATGAAAGTGAAAGTTCTGGCTTCGGCCCTCTCTATCGCCGTGGCGCTCGCCGCACCCGCACTCGCATTGGCTCAGTCCAACAGCGCGCTCACTCGCGCGCAGGTTCGCAATGACCTCGTCCAGATCGAAAAGGCCGGGTACCGGCCCGGAGACGGCGACCAGGCGACTTACCCTCAGCAGATCCAGCAGGCCGAAGCGCGCGAGGCCCGCTCCACTGCGGCATCGAGCGGCTTTGGCGGCGTGGCCGCAGGAACTTCGCAGTCCGGGCAGACGTTGGCTGCACCCCGCGCGGATGTTCCGGGTCTGCGGCCCATTTATTTCGGCCAATGA
- a CDS encoding winged helix-turn-helix transcriptional regulator, with the protein MKTTNKADIRSHCAVNYGVEIFGDRWSLLIIRDIVFDGKKTYGEFLRSEEGIATNVLASRLAFLEEQGILSRAPNPDDRRKDFYTLTEKGLDLIPIVLNIVIWSAKHDSKSYVRRSKAFLARLSRNPMQVSEELRALVRNGGCMFPESKE; encoded by the coding sequence ATGAAGACGACGAATAAAGCAGACATTCGGTCCCATTGCGCGGTGAACTACGGCGTGGAGATCTTCGGCGACCGGTGGTCGCTCTTGATCATTCGCGACATCGTTTTCGATGGCAAGAAGACGTATGGCGAGTTCCTGAGGTCTGAAGAGGGAATCGCGACCAATGTCCTCGCGTCCCGCCTTGCCTTTCTTGAAGAGCAAGGCATTCTCTCGCGGGCGCCCAACCCCGACGACAGGCGCAAGGACTTCTACACGCTGACCGAGAAGGGCCTGGACCTCATTCCGATCGTGCTGAACATCGTGATTTGGAGTGCGAAGCACGATTCGAAGTCATACGTGCGGCGCAGTAAGGCGTTCCTTGCCCGATTAAGTCGAAACCCCATGCAGGTGAGCGAGGAGTTAAGGGCGTTGGTGCGCAACGGCGGATGTATGTTTCCCGAGAGCAAGGAATGA
- a CDS encoding PRC-barrel domain-containing protein, giving the protein MAMNPDSPQTGARIVGKGSETAAGPGPYIMASSTLEGDRVYSSDNEELGKIKQIMLDVERGRIAYTVMSSGGFLGIGDKLLALPWAALTLDTTQKCFLLNVSAERVKDAPGFDKDHWPSMADIGWATTLHEYYGIRAHWEDDPLAPGNRIDPPGTGPMI; this is encoded by the coding sequence ATGGCGATGAACCCCGATTCCCCGCAGACCGGCGCGCGTATCGTCGGTAAAGGCAGCGAGACCGCTGCCGGCCCAGGCCCGTACATCATGGCATCGAGCACGCTCGAAGGCGATCGCGTGTACAGTTCGGATAACGAAGAACTCGGCAAGATCAAGCAGATCATGCTGGACGTCGAGCGCGGACGGATCGCTTACACGGTCATGTCGAGCGGCGGCTTCCTCGGCATCGGCGACAAACTGCTTGCCCTGCCCTGGGCCGCGCTCACGCTCGACACCACGCAAAAATGCTTCTTGCTCAACGTAAGCGCCGAACGCGTGAAAGACGCGCCCGGCTTCGACAAGGACCACTGGCCTTCGATGGCGGACATCGGCTGGGCCACGACGCTGCACGAGTACTACGGCATCCGCGCGCACTGGGAGGACGACCCGCTCGCGCCGGGCAACCGCATCGACCCGCCCGGAACAGGCCCGATGATCTGA
- a CDS encoding LysE family translocator: MVNSSAIATVFSVYAAAVVIPGPNFVAITQKAVAGKRSDALALVAGIVTVNLFWATCAILGIGMVFAIFPWLAVGIRLAGAAYLIVFGLRLVMSARATPSGACHPTKAPLFRAAFLQGIATNIANPKSIAFYAAVFSSAVPTHVSTPTFFAVLATVGATATCWYGAVALVLSHAAIATAYRRAKAWIDLTCGGLMIALGIRQAFR, from the coding sequence ATGGTTAATTCGTCGGCTATTGCGACCGTCTTTTCTGTCTATGCGGCAGCTGTCGTCATACCCGGGCCGAACTTCGTCGCGATCACCCAGAAGGCGGTAGCCGGAAAACGCTCCGATGCGCTCGCGCTTGTCGCCGGAATCGTGACGGTGAATCTGTTCTGGGCGACTTGCGCCATCCTCGGCATCGGAATGGTGTTCGCTATTTTCCCGTGGCTCGCTGTCGGCATCCGGCTTGCTGGCGCGGCCTATTTGATCGTGTTCGGGCTGCGGCTCGTTATGTCGGCCCGGGCAACCCCATCGGGAGCCTGTCACCCAACGAAGGCGCCTCTGTTTCGTGCCGCGTTCCTGCAAGGTATCGCGACAAATATCGCGAACCCGAAGTCCATCGCCTTTTATGCGGCGGTGTTTTCCTCAGCGGTGCCCACGCACGTTTCGACGCCGACGTTCTTCGCGGTGCTGGCTACGGTCGGTGCAACAGCGACGTGCTGGTATGGAGCCGTCGCGCTCGTTCTATCGCACGCGGCGATTGCGACGGCGTATCGTCGCGCGAAAGCATGGATCGACCTCACGTGTGGAGGTCTCATGATTGCGCTGGGCATCCGGCAGGCATTTCGCTAA
- a CDS encoding TetR/AcrR family transcriptional regulator, which produces MTGSPRKRGRPRTLDRDVGLDIAARLFWERGYEGTSIADLTEAMGITPPSLYATFGSKDDLFRQALDRNSERENQNRLGALLGHLSAYDAIAFYLHDAAAGFTDPGKPRGCMVSTAVLQHGDKSDAAAREVAARRDLAIQAIKQRFDRAVAEDELATGTDTEALARFYAAVVQGMSAQACDGACSETLKRLADVALAAWPGRQRSRT; this is translated from the coding sequence ATGACTGGATCACCTCGAAAGCGTGGCCGGCCGAGGACGCTGGACCGCGATGTCGGGCTCGATATCGCGGCGCGGCTGTTTTGGGAGCGAGGATACGAGGGGACATCGATCGCCGACCTGACCGAGGCCATGGGCATCACGCCGCCGTCGCTCTACGCGACGTTCGGTTCCAAGGACGATCTGTTCAGACAGGCCCTCGACCGTAACAGTGAGCGTGAGAACCAAAATCGACTTGGCGCGCTGCTAGGGCATCTGTCGGCTTACGACGCGATAGCGTTCTACTTGCACGACGCAGCTGCGGGTTTTACGGACCCCGGCAAGCCACGGGGGTGCATGGTGTCAACGGCCGTTCTTCAGCATGGCGACAAAAGCGACGCCGCCGCGCGAGAGGTCGCTGCACGGCGCGATCTCGCAATCCAGGCGATCAAGCAACGCTTTGACCGCGCGGTCGCGGAGGATGAGCTGGCAACCGGGACCGACACCGAGGCACTCGCGCGCTTTTATGCCGCCGTCGTGCAGGGCATGTCCGCGCAGGCCTGTGACGGTGCGTGCTCCGAGACATTGAAGCGTTTGGCTGATGTTGCATTGGCGGCATGGCCAGGACGACAACGCTCCAGGACCTAG
- a CDS encoding LLM class oxidoreductase has product MLTPSPDALPQSNPGFSRMFSCGRLTLGVLFAIESYSGDAPTMRNQIALARGAEQAGFAALGIRDVPLRDPGFGDLGQIYDPWTWLGYIAGQTESIALFTAAIVLPLRHPVHTAKAAASIDQLTGGRLVLGIASGDRPVEFPAFAVDRERRGEMFREQVRYLKVAWGNAFPEIESRYGVLGGADLVPKPVSARVPLIVTGNSQQSIEWIAQHADGWITYQRTLASQVELIRHWHETVAQVSPGSFKPFAQPYHIDLAENPDEGPTPIHNGHRLGRNWPMRTLEALERAGANHVLLNLKYGTRPAEAVMEELAAHVVPRFPAHGGGNAGDARSPLLNSGTEALAR; this is encoded by the coding sequence ATGTTGACCCCATCTCCCGATGCGTTGCCGCAATCGAATCCCGGATTCTCACGCATGTTCTCGTGTGGCCGCCTGACCCTCGGGGTGCTGTTTGCCATCGAATCGTATTCGGGCGACGCACCGACCATGCGCAACCAGATCGCGCTGGCCCGTGGGGCCGAGCAGGCTGGCTTCGCCGCGCTCGGCATACGTGACGTACCGCTGCGCGATCCCGGCTTCGGCGACCTCGGGCAAATCTACGACCCCTGGACATGGCTCGGCTATATAGCGGGTCAGACGGAATCCATCGCGCTCTTTACGGCGGCGATCGTGTTGCCCTTGCGTCATCCTGTCCACACGGCGAAAGCGGCGGCGAGCATTGACCAGCTCACCGGTGGCAGACTCGTGCTCGGCATTGCCTCGGGCGACAGGCCGGTCGAATTCCCGGCCTTCGCAGTGGATCGCGAACGGCGCGGCGAGATGTTTCGCGAACAGGTCCGCTATTTGAAGGTGGCGTGGGGCAACGCGTTTCCCGAGATTGAAAGCCGCTATGGCGTGCTCGGCGGCGCGGATCTCGTACCCAAGCCCGTCTCGGCCAGGGTGCCGCTGATCGTGACGGGCAATAGCCAGCAGTCGATCGAATGGATCGCACAGCATGCCGACGGATGGATCACGTATCAACGCACACTCGCCAGCCAGGTGGAACTCATCCGGCACTGGCACGAAACCGTTGCGCAGGTTTCCCCGGGCAGCTTCAAGCCGTTTGCGCAGCCCTATCACATCGATCTGGCCGAGAACCCGGACGAAGGTCCCACGCCGATTCACAATGGGCACCGCCTTGGCCGCAACTGGCCGATGCGAACGCTGGAGGCGCTCGAACGCGCAGGCGCGAACCACGTCCTGCTCAATCTCAAGTACGGAACGCGGCCTGCCGAAGCGGTCATGGAAGAATTGGCGGCCCATGTTGTGCCCCGCTTTCCGGCTCACGGGGGAGGCAATGCCGGGGACGCACGATCACCGTTGCTGAATAGCGGAACCGAGGCGTTAGCTCGATGA
- a CDS encoding alpha/beta hydrolase family protein yields MTTTRKKHPYVAASILTLLFCLLAATAHAAGFKRLDIPADANGPAMKAMVWTPCAEPAEDVPFGPYILHGRRDCPTVGEKLPLVVISHGHTGSFLGHHDLAETLANAGFVVAAINHPGDSFADPSRSGDMSAFIERPTDIKRLIGYMLSAAPDAAKIDPQRIGFFGFSRGGYTGLVLAGGVPDFLHADVPCPDPRPSVCDEVERGDVPTQPLPADPRIKAYVIADPFNVFPAASDLNNVTAPIQVWASQYGGDGVLPHSAPALARTLPRKPDYHFVPDSAHFAFLAPCAEAMKEKMREICVDEHGFDRVAFHKAFDASVLAFFQANLR; encoded by the coding sequence ATGACGACAACCCGCAAGAAACACCCGTATGTCGCTGCTTCGATCCTGACCCTGCTGTTCTGCCTGCTCGCGGCAACCGCGCACGCGGCTGGCTTCAAGCGCCTCGACATTCCCGCCGACGCCAACGGCCCGGCAATGAAAGCCATGGTGTGGACGCCATGTGCCGAGCCCGCAGAGGATGTGCCGTTCGGTCCGTACATCCTGCACGGGCGGCGCGACTGTCCAACCGTTGGCGAGAAGCTCCCGCTCGTCGTCATTTCGCACGGCCACACCGGCTCATTTCTGGGTCACCATGACCTTGCCGAGACGCTGGCCAACGCGGGCTTCGTTGTGGCCGCAATCAACCACCCCGGCGACTCGTTCGCCGACCCCAGCCGCTCCGGCGATATGTCCGCCTTCATCGAGCGGCCAACCGATATCAAGCGCCTGATCGGCTACATGCTGAGCGCCGCGCCAGACGCCGCGAAAATCGACCCGCAACGCATTGGCTTTTTCGGCTTTTCGCGCGGCGGCTACACGGGTCTGGTGTTAGCGGGCGGCGTGCCGGACTTCCTGCACGCCGATGTGCCGTGTCCGGACCCAAGGCCGTCGGTGTGTGACGAGGTCGAGCGTGGAGACGTGCCCACACAGCCGCTGCCGGCCGACCCGCGCATCAAGGCGTACGTGATCGCCGATCCGTTCAATGTCTTCCCCGCCGCGAGCGATCTGAACAACGTGACAGCGCCCATTCAGGTCTGGGCTTCGCAGTATGGCGGCGACGGCGTATTGCCCCATAGCGCACCCGCGCTTGCGAGGACGCTGCCGCGCAAACCCGACTATCACTTCGTGCCGGACTCGGCGCATTTCGCCTTTCTTGCGCCCTGCGCCGAGGCGATGAAGGAGAAGATGCGCGAGATCTGCGTGGACGAGCACGGTTTCGACCGCGTCGCCTTTCACAAGGCATTCGACGCAAGCGTGCTCGCGTTTTTCCAGGCGAATCTGCGCTAA
- a CDS encoding LysR family transcriptional regulator encodes MEIPDLNELIALLTVAQERSFTRAARRLGVSQSSLSRSVAALERRLGSLLLVRTTRSVSTTEAGQQLLNGVAPKLEEIDAELRAIAELRERAVGTVRITATDYAANQYIWPKLQGVLRENPDLRIELINDYGFTDIVADRFDIGVRLGDQVEKDMIAVRIAPDETLAIVCSPDYLAKAPPLAHPRQLTAHNCINLRLPRTETDLPWEFHKGNKHIEVKVRGQLVFNNSYQMLDAALRGFGLAYIPRALAENHVREGRLQWALEDWFPTFTGHHAYYATRRQSARSVRLVIAALRDGSAE; translated from the coding sequence ATGGAAATTCCCGACCTGAACGAGCTGATCGCTCTGCTCACCGTGGCGCAGGAGCGCAGCTTCACGCGCGCCGCGCGAAGGCTGGGCGTGTCGCAATCGTCGCTCAGCAGGAGCGTGGCGGCGCTCGAGCGGCGGCTGGGCTCGCTGCTGCTCGTGCGAACCACTCGCAGCGTGTCGACGACCGAGGCCGGTCAGCAACTATTGAACGGCGTCGCGCCCAAGCTCGAGGAGATCGACGCCGAGTTGCGCGCGATTGCCGAGTTGCGCGAGCGTGCCGTGGGCACGGTGCGCATCACGGCAACGGACTACGCGGCGAACCAGTACATCTGGCCGAAACTACAAGGGGTGCTGCGCGAAAACCCGGATCTGCGTATCGAACTCATCAACGATTACGGATTTACCGACATCGTCGCCGACCGGTTCGACATTGGCGTGCGTCTTGGCGATCAGGTGGAAAAGGACATGATCGCCGTGCGCATTGCGCCGGACGAAACGCTGGCGATCGTATGCAGTCCGGATTATCTCGCCAAGGCGCCGCCGCTTGCACATCCGCGACAATTGACGGCGCACAACTGCATCAATCTGAGGCTACCCCGCACGGAAACCGACCTGCCATGGGAGTTTCACAAGGGCAACAAACACATCGAGGTCAAGGTTCGCGGCCAACTCGTTTTCAATAATTCGTATCAGATGCTCGACGCGGCCTTGCGCGGCTTCGGACTCGCCTACATTCCGCGTGCGCTGGCCGAGAACCATGTGCGCGAAGGCCGCCTGCAATGGGCGCTGGAAGACTGGTTTCCCACCTTTACCGGCCACCACGCCTACTACGCGACGCGGCGCCAGTCCGCGCGCTCGGTACGACTCGTCATCGCCGCGCTGCGCGATGGCTCGGCCGAATGA
- a CDS encoding SDR family NAD(P)-dependent oxidoreductase codes for MNRLNGKTAVITGGATGIGRAAAKRFIEEGAFVFIFGRRQAALDAAIADLGPNARAVKGSVSDLADLDRLYAAVKAERGTLDIVFANAGAGSQLALGKITAEHVDETFGTNVKGTIFTVQKALPLMGKGGSIILTGSSAGTTGAPAMSAYSASKAAVRNLARTWAEDLKGTGIRVNVLSPGATATELAKEALGEEGQKVFASMTPLQRMADPAEIAAAAAFLASPDSSFMTASEVAVDGGLAQL; via the coding sequence ATGAACAGACTGAATGGAAAGACCGCTGTGATCACCGGTGGCGCTACCGGCATCGGGCGTGCGGCAGCAAAGCGCTTCATCGAAGAGGGCGCGTTCGTCTTCATCTTCGGCCGGCGGCAGGCAGCACTCGACGCCGCCATTGCCGACCTCGGGCCCAATGCCCGCGCGGTGAAGGGCTCGGTCTCCGATCTGGCCGACCTCGACCGGCTCTACGCGGCGGTGAAGGCCGAGCGCGGAACCCTCGACATCGTTTTCGCCAATGCCGGGGCGGGAAGCCAGCTTGCGCTGGGCAAGATCACTGCCGAGCATGTTGACGAAACGTTCGGGACCAACGTAAAGGGTACGATCTTCACGGTACAGAAGGCGCTGCCGCTGATGGGCAAGGGCGGTTCGATCATCCTGACCGGATCGAGCGCCGGCACCACGGGCGCCCCGGCAATGAGCGCCTACAGCGCGAGCAAGGCGGCAGTGCGCAACCTCGCGCGGACCTGGGCGGAGGATCTGAAGGGCACAGGCATCCGGGTCAACGTGCTGTCGCCCGGGGCGACGGCGACCGAACTCGCCAAGGAAGCGCTAGGCGAGGAAGGCCAGAAGGTCTTCGCCTCGATGACGCCGCTCCAGCGCATGGCCGATCCGGCGGAGATCGCAGCGGCGGCCGCCTTTCTCGCGTCGCCGGACAGCAGTTTCATGACCGCCAGCGAGGTTGCCGTTGACGGCGGCCTCGCGCAACTCTGA
- a CDS encoding carboxymuconolactone decarboxylase family protein, whose protein sequence is MDVYACSPALARYEQEALFGKVWSRAGLSRRDRSIVTLAAVITQGRIDALPFYANFALDHGVTPKEMSEIVTHLAFYAGWCKGTTAAATVGRVFAERAIGEDQLPGESPALMPLDMQAEEKRAQAVEQMVGTTSAGLVADTGEVLFRNLWLRPDLSPRDRSLVTVASLITAGHFAQVTFHLNKAMDNGLQPDEVSEVVSHLAYYAGWPNAFSAVPVVRSVLESRAGSHA, encoded by the coding sequence ATGGATGTCTACGCCTGCTCCCCCGCACTGGCCCGCTATGAGCAGGAAGCGCTCTTTGGCAAGGTGTGGTCGCGCGCTGGCCTTTCACGCAGGGATCGGAGCATTGTCACGCTGGCGGCTGTCATCACCCAGGGGCGGATCGATGCACTGCCGTTCTACGCGAATTTCGCCCTCGATCACGGTGTCACGCCAAAGGAGATGTCGGAAATCGTGACGCACCTGGCGTTCTATGCGGGCTGGTGCAAAGGCACGACAGCGGCGGCCACTGTCGGGCGCGTGTTCGCCGAACGGGCCATTGGTGAAGATCAGCTTCCCGGCGAATCGCCCGCGCTGATGCCGCTGGACATGCAGGCAGAGGAAAAGCGCGCGCAGGCCGTGGAGCAAATGGTCGGCACGACCTCTGCGGGTCTCGTGGCCGACACGGGTGAGGTTCTGTTTCGCAACCTTTGGCTTCGGCCCGATCTGTCGCCGCGCGACCGGAGTCTCGTGACGGTTGCGTCGTTGATTACCGCGGGACATTTCGCGCAAGTGACGTTCCATCTGAACAAGGCGATGGACAACGGACTGCAACCCGACGAAGTTTCCGAAGTGGTCTCTCACCTCGCTTACTACGCGGGATGGCCGAACGCGTTCTCAGCCGTTCCGGTGGTGAGAAGCGTTCTGGAGAGTCGCGCGGGTAGCCATGCTTGA
- a CDS encoding (R)-mandelonitrile lyase, whose translation MTRPAQTIIRNGTKPSIKGPETFFTGSVRIDSPFQAEEPGRVGGAIVTFEPGARTHWHTHPLGQTLVVLSGVGWTQCEGGARTEIRAGDIVACSCGKRHWHGAAPTTAMSHVAITEMLDGKNVEWMEPVTDEQYTSGPLVTE comes from the coding sequence ATGACCAGGCCAGCACAAACCATCATCCGCAACGGCACGAAACCTTCGATCAAAGGACCGGAGACTTTCTTCACCGGTTCGGTGCGGATCGACAGCCCGTTCCAGGCGGAGGAACCCGGCCGCGTCGGCGGCGCCATCGTGACGTTCGAGCCCGGTGCGCGCACGCATTGGCATACCCATCCGCTGGGGCAAACGCTGGTCGTCCTGTCGGGCGTGGGCTGGACGCAGTGCGAAGGCGGTGCACGCACGGAAATCCGCGCCGGCGATATCGTCGCCTGCTCGTGCGGCAAGCGTCACTGGCACGGCGCAGCGCCGACTACCGCGATGTCGCACGTCGCGATCACCGAGATGCTCGACGGGAAGAACGTCGAATGGATGGAGCCCGTCACGGACGAGCAATACACGTCGGGCCCGCTGGTCACCGAGTGA
- a CDS encoding DUF4279 domain-containing protein yields the protein MISTCAVTTMSSGMTAAISNLEKTSSATCTTTHSEREMTNTHQLAYVSFSVAGDSLHPEFWTEYFGVAPDFSVTKGQRFKTPSGRLSSVPGRTGVWGIRSKIAVCSDLLEPHLRYLVRHLNLPRADLRQLLADKGAHMRFFCYWDNKAGDRAPDVPIDIRVMMEAMGGTVEIDEYR from the coding sequence ATGATCTCGACTTGCGCGGTGACGACAATGTCATCTGGCATGACAGCGGCGATATCGAATTTAGAAAAAACATCATCGGCAACATGCACGACTACGCATTCTGAGCGCGAAATGACAAACACTCACCAACTAGCCTATGTGTCGTTCTCTGTTGCCGGAGATAGTCTCCACCCCGAATTTTGGACAGAGTATTTCGGCGTTGCTCCTGATTTTTCCGTCACAAAGGGACAACGATTCAAAACACCGTCAGGGCGCCTTAGCAGCGTGCCAGGTCGGACTGGAGTATGGGGAATTCGGAGCAAGATAGCCGTTTGTAGTGATTTGCTTGAACCGCATCTTCGGTATCTTGTCCGTCATCTGAATCTACCCCGCGCAGACCTTCGCCAACTACTCGCAGACAAAGGCGCACATATGCGCTTCTTCTGTTATTGGGACAACAAAGCCGGAGACCGCGCACCAGATGTGCCCATCGATATTCGCGTCATGATGGAAGCAATGGGCGGCACAGTCGAAATTGACGAGTATCGATAG
- a CDS encoding SDR family oxidoreductase has protein sequence MSEKLSGKVALITGGSRGIGRAAALAFAREGAALIGVHYGANVDAAAATIREIERLGAKAVAIKADLRGGKEATDSLWDQFSRAAAAATGEPRLDILVNNAGVAPAQSLAQTSESTFDELLSINFKAPFFLIQAVADHIRDNGRIINISTGFTRVAAPTHPAYAATKGAIQTLTLALAPEFGPRGITVNTVMPGVTETDMNADWLAIPEARAGAQALSVFSRLGQPADVADIIAFVASPDARWITGQVIDATGGARL, from the coding sequence ATGTCTGAAAAACTTTCTGGCAAGGTTGCCCTTATCACCGGAGGCTCACGTGGGATCGGCCGTGCGGCAGCGCTGGCCTTCGCACGAGAAGGCGCCGCTCTGATCGGCGTGCACTATGGCGCCAACGTCGATGCGGCCGCAGCAACGATCCGGGAGATCGAGCGTCTTGGTGCCAAAGCCGTCGCGATCAAGGCCGATCTGAGAGGTGGCAAGGAAGCGACTGACAGCCTTTGGGACCAGTTCTCAAGGGCCGCTGCCGCCGCGACCGGTGAGCCCCGGCTTGATATTCTTGTCAACAACGCCGGTGTGGCACCTGCCCAGTCGCTCGCGCAGACCAGCGAGTCCACCTTCGACGAGTTGCTGTCGATCAACTTCAAGGCGCCCTTCTTCTTGATCCAGGCCGTTGCCGATCATATCCGCGATAACGGACGGATCATCAACATTTCGACAGGCTTCACGCGTGTCGCGGCACCGACACATCCGGCCTACGCGGCAACGAAAGGCGCCATTCAAACCCTGACGCTCGCGCTTGCACCCGAGTTCGGCCCGCGCGGCATCACGGTCAATACGGTCATGCCGGGCGTCACGGAGACCGACATGAATGCGGACTGGCTCGCGATTCCCGAAGCGCGAGCCGGTGCGCAAGCCCTTTCAGTGTTTTCTCGTCTCGGTCAACCTGCCGACGTGGCAGACATCATCGCCTTCGTCGCGTCGCCAGACGCCCGATGGATCACGGGACAGGTCATCGACGCGACGGGTGGCGCCCGGCTCTAA
- a CDS encoding NADPH-dependent F420 reductase — protein sequence MKIGFIGAGPVAQTIAKHALVAGHQVVLSNSRGPESLAAVVAELGFGAVAGTAKEAAEQDLVVLAVKWWNVQAALFSVGNWTGRILVDTTNRVASVQPLARGDITGRTSSEIVADLAPGAKVVKAFNTVPISWIADFSPSKPKTTFFVSGDDASAKKVVSDLIDEFGFYSLDLGSLAEGGRLQQLGGPLVGVNLTFSERFVLPTID from the coding sequence ATGAAAATCGGCTTTATCGGCGCCGGGCCAGTTGCCCAAACAATCGCCAAACACGCCCTGGTGGCAGGTCACCAGGTTGTACTTAGCAACTCGCGCGGGCCCGAGTCACTCGCCGCCGTCGTGGCGGAGTTGGGTTTCGGCGCTGTCGCCGGAACGGCGAAAGAGGCCGCTGAGCAGGACCTGGTCGTGCTTGCCGTCAAATGGTGGAACGTACAGGCGGCGTTGTTTTCCGTCGGCAACTGGACGGGCCGGATCCTTGTGGATACCACCAACCGCGTTGCCAGCGTCCAGCCTTTGGCGCGCGGCGACATTACCGGCCGGACGTCGAGCGAGATCGTCGCCGATCTCGCTCCGGGAGCGAAGGTCGTCAAGGCGTTCAACACCGTTCCAATCTCCTGGATAGCGGATTTCTCGCCGTCAAAGCCAAAGACCACGTTCTTCGTGTCCGGGGACGATGCCAGTGCCAAAAAGGTGGTAAGCGACCTGATCGATGAGTTCGGTTTCTACAGTCTCGATCTAGGCTCCCTCGCAGAGGGCGGCCGACTCCAGCAACTCGGCGGACCGCTCGTGGGGGTCAATCTAACGTTCAGTGAACGATTCGTCCTCCCTACGATCGACTGA